In the genome of Candoia aspera isolate rCanAsp1 chromosome 1, rCanAsp1.hap2, whole genome shotgun sequence, one region contains:
- the DTX3L gene encoding E3 ubiquitin-protein ligase DTX3L has protein sequence MASYVAPLFVQVFPPKMFVERLEAKLAIHFQSPKKSGGGECDVRSEDRERGIYSVRFRSEEVKNRVKAHHGHAVEVGGITLEIRILPDSEMTLVDAAETVFTNNFKGLVSASLSSSNSLPVQNYFKNKQEEIYAADHKSVTKKVFLEVSATLNTDLLSREERDQVTAVCPTLKIDRCSSHLGVEKVVGDYDDIEKLHHHFEKLLGGRRSSEFSQPKKQDNWGEGKGEHNRGYRKDLEELASMEVPSGIFEYFRQAYRKEIEELEEKFSVKLIRSNTENGMTSVRFASVGISSFMNRAQQDFVSLFQKVAGDLKQETVPFLESHAYEMIKSKCKNIIIKKYKDTVILQGPSKEVSAAKALLEEMAAKNRNKVNDPHLQASGIEVDSATFEFLKPELRQEIEIINLTYCTRMEVRNCQGGQLTRIIFMPQSPALSDKSSEAYESFQYTYLKMLEQPYKKEIPLKLLADQKRKLKEIFPYFQNEYPRVTLSLNENYLSLCGPPEHICSAEKLIMKSLNSEEFVVVNSETTTIPSSSAEADTSASFEPQSHHKMQPVPSLEQPIVKATEVKPEEECSICLDKIHQKTVLSNCKHAFCANCIGEAMKRKPVCPVCNLVYGKVKGNQPPGRMEVIKIRSSLPGFPDSGTISITYSIPEGIQTAHHPHPGKRYPGTCRTAYLPDNKEGREILKLLRRAFEQALIFTVGQSRTTGMTDVITWNDIHHKTSIFGGQRNFGYPDPHYLKRVREELKAKGIE, from the exons ATGGCGAGCTACGTCGCCCCGCTGTTTGTGCAGGTCTTCCCTCCCAAAATGTTCGTAGAGAGGCTAGAGGCTAAGCTGGCGATCCATTTCCAGTCCCCGAAGAAATCCGGTGGCGGCGAATGCGACGTGCGATCGGAAGACCGTGAACGGGGCATCTATTCCGTGCGGTTCCGGTCGGAAGAAG TGAAGAACCGAGTGAAGGCCCATCATGGCCATGCTGTAGAAGTTGGGGGAATTACGCTGGAGATAAGAATTTTGCCAGATTCAGAGATGACCCTGGTGGATGCTGCAGAAACAGTGTTTACAAACAATTTCAAAGGCTTGGTTTCAGCTTCACTTTCTTCTTCCAACTCGTTGCCTgttcagaattattttaaaaacaagcaagagGAAATCTATGCAGCTGATCATAAAAGTGTTACGAAAAAG gtaTTTCTTGAGGTGTCTGCCACCCTGAATACTGACTTGCTCagcagagaggagagagatcaagTGACTGCTGTATGTCCCACCTTAAAAATAGACAGATGCTCAAGTCACCTTGGTGTTGAAAAGGTGGTGGGAGACTATGACGATATTGAAAAGTTACACCATCATTTTGAGAAACTCCTTGGAGGTCGCCGCAGCAGTGAATTTTCACAACCTAAAAAGCAGGACAATTGGGGTGAAGGAAAGGGAGAACACAACAGAGGATACAGGAAAGATTTAGAAGAACTGGCCAGCATGGAAGTTCCTTCAggtatttttgaatattttagaCAAGCCTACAGGAAAGAAATTGAAGAACTAGAGGAGAAGTTCAGTGTAAAGCTAATCAGAAGCAACACTGAGAATGGAATGACGTCTGTCCGATTTGCTTCAGTAGGGATATCAAGCTTTATGAACAGAGCTCAGCAGGATTTTGTCTCGCTTTTCCAGAAAGTAGCAGGAGATCTAAAGCAGGAAACAGTTCCTTTCCTTGAGAGCCATGCATATGAGATgataaaaagcaaatgcaaaaacattattattaaaaaatacaagGATACAGTGATTCTTCAAGGCCCCTCAAAGGAAGTTTCAGCTGCAAAGGCACTGTTAGaagaaatggcagcaaagaacCGGAATAAAGTAAATGATCCCCACTTACAGGCAAGTGGCATTGAAGTTGACTCTGCTACGTTTGAATTTCTGAAACCAGAGTTAAGGCAAGAAATTGAAATTATAAACCTTACGTATTGTACTAGAATGGAGGTAAGAAACTGCCAAGGTGGTCAGTTAACACGCATCATTTTTATGCCCCAGTCACCTGCATTGTCAGACAAGTCTTCAGAAGCTTATGAGAGTTTCCAGTATACATATCTGAAGATGTTAGAACAgccatataaaaaagaaattccCTTGAAACTTCTGGCAGatcagaaaagaaaattgaaggaaatatttCCGTATTTCCAAAATGAATATCCCAGAGTAACGCTGTCTCTGAATGAAAATTACCTGAGCCTTTGTGGTCCTCCTGAACATATATGTTCTGCTGAGAAGCTCATCATGAAGTCTCTGAATAGTGAGGAATTTGTAGTTGTAAATAGTGAAACAACAACCATTCCTAGTTCCAGTGCTGAGGCTGATACAAGTGCATCCTTTGAGCCACAAAGTCATCACAAAATGCAGCCAGTTCCTTCTCTGGAGCAGCCAATAGTGAAGGCAACGGAAGTCAAACCAGAAGAGGAATGTTCCATCTGCCTGGATAAAATCCACCAGAAGACAGTGCTATCCAATTGCAAGCATGCATTTTGTGCAAACTGCATAGGAGAGGCAATGAAACGCAAACCAGTCTGCCCTGTGTGCAACCTAGTCTATGGGAAGGTCAAAGGAAATCAGCCCCCAGGGAGAATGGAGGTCATCAAAATCAGAAGTTCCCTTCCTGGTTTTCCAGACTCTGGAACCATCAGTATTACCTACAGTATACCTGAAGGCATTCAGACA GCACACCATCCTCACCCAGGGAAACGTTACCCTGGAACGTGCCGTACAGCATACTTACCTGACaacaaggaaggaagagaaattttGAAGCTGCTGCGACGGGCCTTTGAGCAAGCTTTGATTTTCACAGTGGGCCAGTCACGAACAACTGGCATGACTGATGTCATTACCTGGAATGACATTCATCACAAAACTAGTATTTTTGGAGGACAAAGAAA TTTTGGCTACCCTGATCCTCATTATCTGAAACGTGTTAGAGAAGAgctgaaggcaaaaggaattgAATGA